The Tatumella ptyseos genome segment ACCTCAGAATAAGTAGGGTTAAGAGTTATATTTATTCTTGGTAAAACTTATTTTTTATATTTAGCAAACCACTGCAGTCCAGATAACGTATCTTTTTTGGGTAAGTACTCACATCCAATCCACCCTCGATAATCGATGCTATCTAAAAGTTTAAATATCCAGTCATAATTGATTTCACCTTCATCGGGTTCATGACGGTCCGGTAATGAGGCAATTTGGATATGCCGATATTGTCCGGCGTAATGAGTAATTAGCTGACTTAAATTGCCATCCACTTTTTGCGCATGAAAGAGATCGAGTTGCGTAAAGACGTTTGGGCGATCGATCCGTTTGATCATCGCGAGTGTTTGATATTGGCTGGAATATAAATAATCTGGTTTGGTCTGTGGGTTCAACGCTTCAATTAGGAGGTATTTCCCTTTTTTCGCAAAGAGGTCGGCGGCATAACGCATGTTTTCAATAAAGGTTGTTTCGCAACGTTCGCGCGACATGTCAGGGGTAATTACGCTCGCCATCACATGTACCTGTTCACAATCAAGCGCACAGGCATAATCAAGCGCCAGCTGAATGTGCTGACGTGCTAAGGGGATTTGATCAGGCAGGGCACTCACTCCCCACTCTCCTTTGGTGACATTACCTGGTTGGGTATTGAATAAGACGAGTTGCAAACGGTTTTCAGTTAGCTGTTGTTTAATTTCTGCTGCGGCATAGTCGTAAGGGAATAAAAATTCTACGCCCTCAAAACCGGCTTGCGCCGCAGCGGCAAATCGTTCCATAAAGGGAAGTTCGGTGAACATCGTCGTTAGGTTAGCAGCAAATTTAGGCATAATCGGTTATCTCAGTTCGTGAATTTCATCTGAGGTTAAATAACGAATCTCACGGTTATTTAACGTGAATATTAATCGCGCGCTTTCCTCTAACTCTTCGGTATTGTAGGTCGCCTCACGAAGTGAGGAACCGGTCACTACCGGGCCATGGTTTGCTAGCAGGAATGCATTGTAGTGAGGGGCCAGTTTGGCGAGATCGTCAGCTATACGTTGATCACCTGGCCGGTAATAGGGGACGACAGGAACATCACCAATACGCATCACCACATAGGGCGTGAAAGGACGGATACAATTTTTCGTATCCAGTCCTTGTAAACATGAAAGGGCCGTTAAGTAGTGACAATGAAGATGCACAATCGCTTTACATTGAGGGTTATTTTGGTAAACCGCCCGATGGAAGGTCACCTCTTTGGAGGGTTTATTTCCTGAAAGCCATTCTCCCTGCGGGGTGACAACGGAGAGGGTATCTTCCTGTAATTCACCTAAGCAGGAACCGGTCGGTGTGGCTAACAGGTTGCCATCGGGAAGTAATAAAGAAAGATTCCCAGCAGAACCGGTGGCATAACCGCGAGAAAAGAGTGAGGCGCCGATTTGTACCATTTCATGGCGTAATTCTTGTTCAGTCATACTGGAAACTCCTGCTGTGCGCGGGCAAAGAAATTTTCATCCCCAAAATTGCCTGATTTTAAGGCAAGGGAGAGTGCTTGTTCGGTATCGCGAACCCAAGGCACACCAGGCGAGATGACTGGCCCAATATGGAAGGCGGTGACGCCAAGAGTTTGTGCGACACTACTCGAGGTTTCTCCCCCTGCGACAATAAAGCGCTTGAAACCTTGCTCGAGTAGGTCAGCAGCGAGACAAGAAAAGAAACGCTCGACGATCTCGCTACTGGCTTTACTGCCATAGGTTGCTTGTGACTGTTTAAGCGTTTCAGGTTCGGTTGTGGCATAAACCAAGGGGGCGAGTGGAGCGTTAGCGTACTCACGAACCCAAGTAGAAATTTGCGTAACATATTGATCGAGATCCGCAAAACACTTGGCTAAATCGAGGCTTTTTGCTGGGGCTTGTTGTCGGTAGGCTTTCACCTGAGTGTTGGTCATTTCGGAGCAGGAGCCGGACAATACGATTGCAGGGCCAGATACAGGTACACCAGCACTAGAATTCTCTTTAATTTCGCCCTGTTTCTTAGCCCAAGCTTGTGCAATACCGATGGCTAATCCCGAACCACCAGAAACGAGTTTAAGCCCCTGCACCGCTTCGCCTTGAGTTAATAGGTGCTGTTCATTGAGAGCATCGAGTACGACATAGTTAATGCCAGTTTTCGTTAGTACATCTAGCTGTTGGCGTACGGCTTCTGTGCCTTGCTCGACGATTGAATAGTCGATTAAGCCAGGTTTACCCTGAGCCTGTGCGGCGATCAAATGTTGTAAATTTGCCTCTGTCATCGGCGTGACCGGATGGTGACGCATTCCCGATTCACTTAGTAATTGATGTCCAACAAATAAATATCCTTGATAAACGGTTCTGCCGTTAACGGGGAGGGCGGGTGAAATGACCGTAGTTTCTTCACTTAATTTAGCTAATAGTGCATCGAGTACCGGACCAATATTTCCTTTAGCAGTGCTATCAAAGGTTGAGCAGTATTTGAAATAAAACTGTTGGCAGCCTTGTTTTTGTAGCCAGTGAAGCGCAGCTAACGACTGTTCTATCGCCAGTTGAGGATCACAAGAACGCGTCTTTAAACTGATAACTACCGCATCACTATCTATGGTGAGTGCCTTCTGTGGGACACCATTGAGTTGAATCGCTGACATACCGTTCTTAACGAGAAAACTGGCAATATCGGTTGCGCCAGTAAAGTCATCTGCAATGACACCGAGTTGCATAGTATTACCCCTCAACCTTTTTCTCTGGCAGTGTGATACCACTGAAAATCTTAATAACCGCACTATCGTCTTCGCGGCCGTAGCCTGCATTGCTGGCGGAAGTGAACATATTCAAAGCGGTGGTCGCCAGTGGAAGCGGAAATTTGAGTGAACGTGCGGTGTCATTGACCAAGCCTAAGTCTTTGACAAAAATATCGACTGCCGATTTAGGGGTATAGTCACCTTCGAGCACGTGCTGCATGCGGTTCTCAAACATCCAAGAGTTACCGGCAGCATTGGTAACGACATCATACATAGTATCGAGTGGGATCCCGGCTCGGGCTGCTAAAGCCATCGCTTCTGCGCCTACCGCAATATGTACGCCCGCTAATAATTGATGAATGATTTTTACGGTTGAACCGAGGCCTATTGCTTCCCCAATGCAGTAGACTTTACTGGCAATTGCCTCCAAAACGGGTTTTGAGCCGGTAAATGCTTCTGCACTGCCAGAGGCCATTATAGTCATCTCGCCGCAAGCAGCCTTCACTGCTCCCCCTGATACAGGGGCATCCAGCATCAGTAAGCCGTAAGCGTGTAGATTTTTTTCGATCTCGCAAGCATCTGCAGCGGACAAGGTTGAGGAGACCATAACAATGGTTCCACGGGATAAGCGAGGTGCTAACCCCTCAGCGCCGAATAAAATAGTGTTAACTTGCTCAGCGTTGACGACCAGTAATAGGACAATATCGAGTTCTGCGGCGAAGGGGACAGCGCTATTGCCCGCATCTTTCGCACCCGCATTGATTAAGTTTTGGCAGGACGTTGAATTGATATCAACACCCCAGGTATTGAGACCTGATTTGATACATGACAGCGCAGCGCCCATTCCCATTGAACCTAGCCCAATAACGCAGACATTTGTATTCTGTACTGGCATAGATAACCTCGATGCTGTTAAATTTAGTTAAATAGTGTTACTTATTGGTAGGTTACCTTGAGTTATTGTTAAAATATGTGATTTGATTCACGAGTGGCTGAGATATTTATAAAATAATCACAACTGATCCCAGCATAATTCACATTATGATGGGTAAAATAACCCTAATATCGAGATCTTCGGCTTCTTGTGAAAATAATGATGACTTTTTTAGTTCAAGGATGTGAACAAATGGGAAGGAGAGCACTGTGATACCTATCAAACGACATCAGCATATTTTGGCATTACTTGAACAACAGGGCACCGCCAGTATTTCTGAGCTAACCGAGATTCTTGGTGTTTCGCATATGACCATTAGGCGTGATGTCGGGAAACTTGAACAAGAGGGGTTATTGGTCGCGGTGTCTGGAGGGGTTCGATCAGTCAATAGACTCGCGATTGAGCCGAGTCACTTAGTGAAAAGTACTTTATACAGTGATGAGAAAAGAGCTATTGGACGCTTAGCGGCAGAAAATATCCCGGAGAGAAGCTGTATATATCTTGATGCGGGAACGACGACTTTGGCGCTGGCGAATGAAATTTTATTACGTGATGATCTGCAAATCGTCACTAATGACTTTGAAATTACCCAGCTATTAATCAATTCAAGCCAATGCCGCGTAATCCATACGGGTGGGACATTGTGTCGCGAAAACCGCTCTTCGACTGGTGAGTCTGCTGCACGCACACTTTTACATTTAGCCATTGATATTGCCTTCATTTCCACGAGTAGCTGGGATTTAAGAGGAATATTTACGCCGGATGAAAGTAAAATACCCGTTAAGCAGGCAGCAAGCCAAGTTAGCGCTAAAAAAATTCTCTTAAGTGATAGCTCTAAATTTAATCAGATGGCGACATTTATGGCTTTACCTTTATCTACCTTCGATAAGGTTATATCCGATAGCCATTTACCTAAGTCTGCATGCGATTATATGACCCAACAGGGCATTACAGAGGTAGTTATAGGCTAATGAGTGATGGATACATCGCTATATAGTGAAAACAAGAGATATTATTCGACTATAGCGATTATTCCTTAGCAGGGTATTTATTTCGATGCCGCGATTCTCACTCATAACGCCCTAAAAATTCCGGGCAGCCAACCCGGATAAATCTATATCGAGTGCAAGCATTATCAGACATATCACTCGTTGGCCTAAAGAGGGCTATTCTCCTTCGCTTCGCATTATTTTCTATTGACGACGACTTTATCTTTTAAACGTTACAGCATCTGACTAACTGTTTTTGATCTAATGCCCGCAAAGATTGCGGGAGTTGGCAAGCCTCAGTAGCCACGGGGCAGCGTTCGCGGAAATAACATCCCTCGGGGAGTTTCCGGTTTCCTGGCAGCTCAGTATTTACCGGGGTACTGTCAAGCTCAATGCCTATTCGTGGTATAGATTCCATTAAGAGTTGGGTGTAAGGATGGCGGGGACTGTCGAGAACATGTTGTGTTTCACCTACCTCAACAATCTGGCCCAAATTACATCACCGCAACGCGATCACTCATATGGCGGACGACGGAGTGGTTATAAAAAGCAGTCTATATTTCTAACTATTATCTGTTGTCGCTACTGTGAGCTATCTAAGTATTCATATTTACATGACCCGATATCTTGAAGCGTGTTCTGTTCAATATAGAAAACCCTCTAAAGACTTGATCCTGCTTGGATCTTTACGGAATTGATCACTATTAAATCCCCATATAAAGGTGATTTTTATTCTATTAATTTTACCTTTTCATTAAAAGTGACCAATTTAAAATAAAATCAAATTATTTTGTGAAATTAATTATCTACAATTTTGTATTGTTTTTGTTTTTTTAAATGCTTCTTCTAGAAAATTATTTGCACGACTTATTTGAAATAAGCCTTTCTAAAGCGCTCTGAACATAATCAGAGCTGTAACTTCTCAATTTTTTCAGAAATTTTTTTACTCGAAAGTTAAACTTTAGTTCTGGTGAAAACCAACAGTTGGAGGTTTTTTCTGCTTAAAATTCGGGTAAAAATAGTTTTTTATTGAAAAATTTGATTATTTAGATTTTTTCACTAATCAGGCTGAATTGTAATTATTAGTTGGTTTTTTTTATTAACTTGAATTAATGTGCTGTTAAATTGGATTTTTTAGGTTAAGTAGCTGGTTGTGTTTTAATGTATAGACTTTCAATATGATTTCTATTCTGTCTCCTGAATTAATCAAAATTGGGCTGTTAAGACGTTCAGCTTTCACAATAGTCTTGATCTAGCCACCACCTAATCTCCGAAGGAATGATAAAAAATATTTATCGAACATGTCATTGCATTGTTTTTTTCTTTTCTCTAGTTTCACTAGGCAGTAAATATATTAAGAATAATCTCACTAACTTAAATCCGGATATTTGACGGAAATCAAGGGCGCACGTCCCAAAAATCTAACCACCAGAAATATTATTGAGGCTAACTCTATGTTTAATATCGTCGCTTTATCGAAAGAAAATGGAAGTAGCTCTACAATACATTCTTCGGAAGTTACGCTAGATTCTGCCTCGATATTAAAAATCTCTGTTAGCCGGGAAGATATTAAAAGCTTCTCCCGCGTCAATAATGATTTGGTCATCGAACTAAATGATCATCAAAAAATCACTATTAAAGATTTCTTCACTGTTGGCCCTAATGGACAGCACAATGATTTGGTAATAGTTGACCCACATGATGGAGCATTATGGTGGCTTGAAAATCCTGGCACTGATGCTGCGAAATATACGTCAATCAGTTCTTTGTCTGAAGTAGGCACATCAGCTGTAGCAGCAGATGAGCATATTGGTGCTTGGGTAATGGCTGGGGCGGCGTTACTTGGTATCGGTGCCATGATTTTAGGTGCTTCGAATTCTCATCACAGCGATTCGCAAGCTAGTACGAGTAATAGTGGGGGGGATTCTCCTTCTACTCCTGGTACTTCAGGCGATGACACGACAGCGCCCGCCGAACCAAGTGAGATTCAGCTAAGTAATGACGGTTTGACTATCACGGGTAAGGCGGAAGCCGGCTCAACCGTTACGATTAAAGATGCTGACGGTAATACGCTCGGCACTGCCACGGCTGGTAGCGACGGCACCTTCAGTGTGACCCTGCCTACCGCACAGACTAATGGTCAGACTTTAAGTGTGACGGCGACCGATGCGGCGGGAAATGTTTCTTCAGCAGCGTCGATTACCGCAGCAGATACCACGGCACCGGCAGCACCGACTGATGTTGCTGTCAGCGATGACGGTTTAACTGTCACGGGTAAGGCGGAAGCTGGCTCAACCGTTACGATCAAAGATGCCGAGGGTAATACGCTCGGTACTGCCACGGTCGGTAGCGATGGCACCTTCAGTGTGACCCTGCCTACCGCACAGACTAATGGTCAGACCTTGAGTGTGACGGCGACTGATGCAGCGGGAAATGTTTCTTCAGTAGCAACTATCACCGCAGCAGACACCACTGCGCCAGCAATACCGACTGATGTTGCTGTCAGCGATGACGGTTTAACTGTCACGGGTAAGGCGGAAGCCGGCTCAACCGTTACGATCAAAAGATGCCGACGGTAATACGCTCGGTACTGCCACGGTCGGTAGTGATGGCACTTTCAGTGTGACCCTGCCTACCGCACAGACTAATGGTCAGACCTTAAGTGTGACGGCGACCGATACGGCGGGAAATGTTTCTTCAGCAGCAACCATCACCGCGACGGATACCACGGCTCCAGCCGAACCAAGTGGTATTCAATTAAGTAACGATGGCACAATCCTTTCAGGTAAAGGCGAAGCGGGATCTACCATCACAGTCAAAGATGCCGAGGGTAATACGCTCGGTACTGCCACGGTCAGTAGCGATGGCACCTTCAGTGTGACCCTGCCTACCGCACAGACCAATGGTCAGACCTTGAGTGTGACGGCGACCGATGCAGCGGGAAATGTTTCTTCAGCAGCAACCATCACCGCAGCAGATATCACTGCGCCAGCAACACCGACTGATGTTGCTGTCAGCGATGACGTTTTAACTGTCACGGGTAAGGCGGAAGCTGGCTCAACCGTTACGATCAAAGATGCTGACGGTAATACGCTCGGTACTGCCACGGTCGGTAGTGATGGCACTTTCAGTGTGACCCTGCCTACCGCACAGACCAATGGTCAGACCTTGAGTGTGACGGCGACCGATGCGGCGGGAAATGTTTCTTCAGTAGCAACTATCACCGCAGTAGATACCACTGCGCCAGCAACACCGACTGATGTTGCTGTCAGCGATGACGGTTTAACTGTCACGGGTAAGGCGGAAGCTGGCTCAACCGTTACGATCAAAGATGCTGACGGTAATACGCTCGGTACTGCCACGGTCGGTAGTGATGGCACTTTCAGTGTGACCCTGCCTACCGCACAGACTAATGGTCAGACCTTAAGTGTGACGGCGACCGATGCGGCGGGAAATGTTTCTTCAGCAGCAACTATCACCGCAGCAGACACTACTGCGCCAGCAATACCGACTGATGTTGCTGTCAGCGATGACGGTTTAACTGTCACGGGTAAGGCGGAAGCCGGCTCAACCGTTACGATCAAAGATGCCGACGGTAATACGCTCGGTACTGCCACGGTCGGTAGTGATGGCACTTTCAGTGTGACCCTGCCTACCGCACAGACTAATGGTCAGACCTTAATTGTGACGGCGACCGATACGGCGGGAAATGTTTCTTCAGCAGCAACCATCACCGCGACGGATACCACGGCTCCAGCCGAACCAAGTGGTATTCAATTAAGTAACGATGGCACAATCCTTTCAGGTAAAGGCGAAGCGGGATCTACCATCACAGTCAAAGATGCCGAGGGTAATACGCTCGGTACTGCCACGGTCAGTAGCGATGGCACCTTCAGTGTGACCCTGCCTACCGCACAGACCAATGGTCAGACCTTGAGTGTGACGGCGACCGATGCAGCGGGAAATGTTTCTTCAGCAGCAACCATCACCGCAGCAGATATCACTGCGCCAGCAACACCGACTGATGTTGCTGTCAGCGATGACGGTTTAACTGTCACGGGTAAGGCGGAAGCTGGCTCAACCGTTACGATCAAAGATGCTGACGGTAATACGCTCGGTACTGCCACGGTCGGTAGTGATGGCACTTTCAGTGTGACCCTGCCTACCGCACAGACTAATGGTCAGACCTTAAGTGTGACGGCGACCGATGCAGCGGGAAATGTTTCTTCAGCAGCAACCATCACCGCAGCAGATATCACTGCGCCTACTGAACCAAGTGGTATTCAAATAAGTGACGATGGCACAATCCTTTCAGGTAAAGGCGAAGCGGAATCTACCATCACAGTCAAAGATGCCGAGGGTAATACGCTCGGTACTGCCACGGTCGGTAGCGATGGCACCTTCAGTGTGACCCTGCCTACCGCACAGACTAATGGTCAGACCTTAAGTGTGACGGCGACCGATGCGGCGGGAAATGTTTCTTCAGTAGCAACTATCACCGCAGCAGATATCACTGCGCCTACTGAACCAAGTGGTATTCAAATAAGTGACGATGGCACAATCCTTTCAGGTAAAGGCGAAGCGGGATCTACCATCACAGTCAAAGATGCCGAGGGTAATACGCTCGGTACTGCCACGGTCGGTAGCGATGGCACCTTCAGTGTGACCCTGCCTACCGCACAGACTAATGGTCAGACCTTAGTGTGACGGCGACTGATGCAGCGGGAAATGTTTCTTCAGCAGCAACTATCACCGCAGCAGATATCACTGCGCCTACTGAACCAAGTGGTATTCAAATAAGTGACGATGGCACAATCCTTTCAGGTAAAGGCGAAGCGGGATCTACCATCACAGTCAAAGATGCCGAGGGTAATACGCTCGGTACTGCCACGGTCGGTAGCGATGGCACTTTCAGTGTGACCCTGCCTACCGCACAGACCAATGGTCAGACCTTGAGTGTGACGGCGACCTGCGGCGGGAAATGTTTCTTCAGTAGCAACTATCACCGCAGTAGATACCACTGCGCCAGCAACACCCTGATGTTGCTGTCACAGACTTTAATGGTCAGACTGATGTGACGGCTGTGCAGCGATGGAAATGTTTCTTCAGCAGCAACTATCACCGCAGCAGATATCACTGCGCCTACTGAACCAAGTGGTATTCAAATAAGTGACGATGGCACAATCCTTTCAGGTAAAGGCGAAGCGTTTACCATCACAGTCAAAGATGCCGAGGGTAATACGCTCGGTACTGCCACGGTCGGTAGCGATGGCACTTTCAGTGTGACCCTGCCTACCGCACAGACCAATGGTCAGACCTTGAGTGTGACGGCGACCGATGCGGCGGGAAATGTTTCTTCAGCAGCAACTATCACCGCAGTAGATACCACTGCGCCAGCAACACCGACTGATGTTGCTGTCAGCGATGACGGTTTAACTGTCACGGGTAAGGCGGAAGCCAGCTCAACCGTTACGATCAAAGATGCTGACGGTAATACGCTCGGTACTGCCACGGTCGGTAGTGATGGCACTTTCAGTGTGACCCTGCCTACCGCACAGACTAATGGTCAGACCTTAAGTGTGACGGCGACCGATGCGGCGGGAAATGTTTCTTCAGCAGCAACTATCACCGCAGCAGACACCACTGCGCCAGCAATACCGACTGATGTTGCTGTCAGCGATGACGGTTTAACTGTCACGGGTAAGGCGGAAGCCAGCTCAACCGTTACGATCAAAGATGCTGACGGTAATACGCTGGTACTGCCTCGGTCGGTAGTGATGGCACTTTCAGTGTGACCCTGCCTACCGCACAGACCAATGGTCAGACCTTAAGTGTGACGGCGACCGATGCAGCGGGAAATGTTTCTTCAGCAGCAACTATCACCGCGACGGATACCACTGCGCCAGCAACACCGACTGATGTTGCTGTCAGCGATGACGGTTTAACTGTCACGGGTAAGGCGGAAGCTGGCTCAACCGTTACGATCAAAGATGCTGACGGTAATACGCTCGGTACTGCCACGGTCGGTAGCGATGGCACTTTCAGTGTGACCCTGCCTACCGCACAGACCAATGGTCAGACCTTAAGTGTGACGGCGACCGATGCGGCGGGAAATGTTTCTTCAGCAGCAACTATCACCGCGACGGATACCACGGCTCCAGCCGAACCAAGTGGTATTCAATTAAGTAACGATGGCACAATCCTTTCAGGTAAAGGCGAAGCCGGCTCAACTGTTACGATCAAAGATGCTGACGGTAATACGCTCGGCACTGCCACGGTCGGTAGTGATGGCACTTTCAGTGTGACCCTGCCTACCGCACAGACCAATGGTCAGACCTTAAGTGTGACGGCGACCGATGCGGCGGGAAATGTTTCTTCAGCAGCGTCTATCACCGCAGCAGATACCACTGCGCCAGCAACACCGACTGATGTCGCTGTCAGCGATGACGGTCTGACTGTCACGGGTAAGGCGGAAGCCGGATCGACAGTAGCAATCAAAGATGCCGAGGGTAATACCCTCGGTACTGCCACGGTCAGTAGCGATGGCACTTTCAGTGTGACCCTGCCTACCGCACAGACCAATGGTCAGACCTTAAGTGTGACGGCGACTGATGCAGCGGGAAATGTTTCTTCAGCAGCGTCTATCACCGCAGCAGATACCACTGCGCCAGCAACACCGACTGATGTCGCTGTCAGCGATGACGGTCTGACTGTCACGGGTAAGGCGGAAGCCGGATCGACCATTACGATCAAAGATGCTGAGGGTAGTACGCTTGGCAGTGCTACGGTGGGTAATGATGGTTCTTTTAGCGTTACCTTAAATACAGCAGAAACCAACGGCCAAAGCTTAAGTGCTACGGCAACAGATACTGCAGGCAACACCTCTTTAATAGCGACCGCTACGGCACCAGATACCACTGCACCAGTAGAACCAAGTAATGTTCAATTGGATGATGAGGGCACGACGGTTACAGGTAAAGGTGAGATAGGTTCAACTATCACAATTACTGATGAGAATGGTAAAGAATTAGGCTTAGGAACCGTTGCCGCCGATGGTACTTTCTCAATTACGTTAGATACACCGCAAACTAATGGTCAAACATTAGACGTCATTTCAACCGATAGTGCGAAAAATAGCTCTACGCCAGCTACTGTTATAGCAAAAGATTCAACTGCACCTAGTTTACCGACTGATCTTATGATCGATGAGTCTGATTTAACTTTATCAGGTAAGGGGGAAGCAGGGACTACGGTTAAGGTTTATGACAGTAATGGTGATGTGGTTATAACTGGATTAGTTGATGCAGATGGAATTTTCCAGATTAGATTACCGGACAGCCTATCAGCAAACCAAGACCTATCGGTATCCTTAACTGACTCCTCAAATAATGAGTCAGATAAAGGTTCCATTTATTACTTCGACGATACTGACTCTGACTCAGACAGCGATTCGGACTCTGATAGCGACTCGGATTCAGACAGCGATTCCGACTCAGACAGCGACTCCGATTCTGATAGCGACTCGGATTCAGACAGCGACTCCGATTCTGATAGTGACTCTGACTCAGACAGCGATTCTGACTCTGATAGTGACTCGGATTCAGACAGTGACTCCGATTCTGATAGCGACTCGGATTCTGACAGCGATTCTGACTCTGATAGCGACTCTGATAGCGACTCGGACTCTGATAGCGACTCGGACTCAGACAGCGACTCTGACTCCGATTCAGACAGCGACTCGGACTCTGACAGTGATTCCGATTCTGACAGCGACTCCGATTCTGATAGTGACTCGGACTCAGACAGCGACTCGGACTCTGATAGCGACTCGGACTCAGACAGCGATTCTGACTCTGATAGTGACTCGGATTCTGACAGCGACTCGGATTCAGACAGCGACTCGGATTCAGACAGCGACTCTGACTCCGATAGTGACTCTGACTCCGACAGCGATTCTGACTCTGATAGTGACTCGGATTCTGACAGCGACTCGGATTCAGACAGTGACTCTGACTCAGACAGCGATTCTGACTCAGATAGCGACTCGGATTCAGACAGCGATTCCGATTCTGATAGCGATTCCGATTCTGATAGCGACTCTGACTCCGATAGTGACTCCGATTCAGACAGCGATTCCGACTCAGACAGCGACTCGGATTCAGACAGCGACTCTGACTCTGATAGCGATTCCGATTCTGATAGTGACTCTGACTCAGACAGCGATTCCGATTCAGACAGCGACTCCGATTCTGATAGCGATTCCGACTCAGACAGCGATTCGGACTCTGATAGCGACTCGGATTCAGACAGCGACTCGGACTCTGATAGTGACTCCGATTCAGACAGCGACTCGGATTCAGACAGCGATTCGGACTCTGATAGCGACTCCGATTCAGACAGTGACTCGGATTCAGACAGTGACTCGGATTCAGACAGCGATTCCGATTCTGATAGTGACTCGGATTCAGACAGCGATTCCGACTCAGACAGTGACTCTGACTCTGACTCCGACAGCGACTCTGACTCCGACAGCGACTCTGACTCCGACAGCGACTCTGACTCTGATAGTGACTCGGACTCCGACAGCGACTCTGACTCAGATAGTGACTCGGATTCAGATAGCGATTCGGATTCTGACAGCGACTCTGACTCTGATAGCGATTCCGATTCTGATAGCGACTCTGACTCTGATAGTGACTCGGATTCTGATAGTGACTCGGATTCCGACAGCGATTCCGACTCTGACAGCGACTCGGACAGCGATTCCGATTCTGACAGCGACTCGGACTCTGATAGTGACTCGGATTCAGACAGCGATTCGGACTCTGATAGTGATTCGGATTCAGACAGTGACTCTGATTCCGACAGCGACTCGGATTCAGACAGCGACTCCGACTCTGATAGCGATTCGGACTCTGACAGCGATTCCGACTCAGATACTAGTATTGAAGCCAATAATGATACTCACGAGTCTACCGTGACAGCTGTGCAAGATAATCTTAACGGTACTTCTGGGTCTATTACCGAGTTAGCAGGCTTGAGTTTATTAGGAAACACGGCACTACTCTCACTGTTATCGTCAAACAGCTTCACGTTTACGGTCGATAGCAATACATCCGAGAATGTCACGTTAG includes the following:
- a CDS encoding Ig-like domain-containing protein, which translates into the protein MTATDAAGNVSSAATITATDTTAPATPTDVAVSDDGLTVTGKAEAGSTVTIKDADGNTLGTATVGSDGTFSVTLPTAQTNGQTLSVTATDAAGNVSSAATITATDTTAPAEPSGIQLSNDGTILSGKGEAGSTVTIKDADGNTLGTATVGSDGTFSVTLPTAQTNGQTLSVTATDAAGNVSSAASITAADTTAPATPTDVAVSDDGLTVTGKAEAGSTVAIKDAEGNTLGTATVSSDGTFSVTLPTAQTNGQTLSVTATDAAGNVSSAASITAADTTAPATPTDVAVSDDGLTVTGKAEAGSTITIKDAEGSTLGSATVGNDGSFSVTLNTAETNGQSLSATATDTAGNTSLIATATAPDTTAPVEPSNVQLDDEGTTVTGKGEIGSTITITDENGKELGLGTVAADGTFSITLDTPQTNGQTLDVISTDSAKNSSTPATVIAKDSTAPSLPTDLMIDESDLTLSGKGEAGTTVKVYDSNGDVVITGLVDADGIFQIRLPDSLSANQDLSVSLTDSSNNESDKGSIYYFDDTDSDSDSDSDSDSDSDSDSDSDSDSDSDSDSDSDSDSDSDSDSDSDSDSDSDSDSDSDSDSDSDSDSDSDSDSDSDSDSDSDSDSDSDSDSDSDSDSDSDSDSDSDSDSDSDSDSDSDSDSDSDSDSDSDSDSDSDSDSDSDSDSDSDSDSDSDSDSDSDSDSDSDSDSDSDSDSDSDSDSDSDSDSDSDSDSDSDSDSDSDSDSDSDSDSDSDSDSDSDSDSDSDSDSDSDSDSDSDSDSDSDSDSDSDSDSDSDSDSDSDSDSDSDSDSDSDSDSDSDSDSDSDSDSDSDSDSDSDSDSDSDSDSDSDSDSDSDSDSDSDSDSDSDSDSDSDSDSDSDSDSDSDSDSDSDSDSDSDSDSDSDSDSDSDSDSDSDSDSDSDSDSDSDSDSDSDSDSDSDSDSDSDSDSDSDSDSDSDSDSDSDSDSDSDSDSDSDSDSDSDSDSDSDSDSDSDSDSDSDSDSDSDSDSDSDSDSDSDSDSDSDSDSDSDSDSDSDSDSDSDSDTSIEANNDTHESTVTAVQDNLNGTSGSITELAGLSLLGNTALLSLLSSNSFTFTVDSNTSENVTLDVSGGVTVGSAAILNTILSLLGVSSLTADLSVIDTSTGEVVQTISNAISITGSGLSLVYSGDVNVSGLTKGTYTVAISSSSNGTLLETLINTLANLNLATSLDVEITDSVQYTYGTTSGNVLTTDTAGDVADTGTSIHVTSVVASSTDDSSSVAVASTGETTITGEYGVLTIAADGSYSYQPSSATSNIGKSDVFTYTITDASGNTATATLTLTIEGTHSTAVADTVSVSTDTELAAGTSLTYTTNTLISALSIAKSATVSNTATESFTVASGTTLDSASLVLKFSASNNTILGIANSSTTTVSGTLTILNETTGDSESTTLSNITLSALTLYNSTQTLSLSSLGLSELTEGDYTVTFVYSASNTALLGGSGGTSLTVTSSLSGTSVDTTHHYTESETATGNILDGTDSDSVADTFGSEYQSFTITGNNASGTAVSYTVSASDKSITDSSGSTVSGDSVTLYGKYGTLVLSDDGSYTYTLKAGIDTSTITSKETFSYSLNDSDGTSSTANLTIDLHPVITGSANADTITSTAYDDTFTTESGADTVVYKLLADDNTGGNGSDTWTDFSVSDGDHIDVSALLVGWDGESSTLGNYVSVSHTDGNTVVSIDRDGTGSAYSSTTLVTLEGVNVTLDELIDHNSSS